A genomic stretch from Halichoerus grypus chromosome 5, mHalGry1.hap1.1, whole genome shotgun sequence includes:
- the MIIP gene encoding migration and invasion-inhibitory protein isoform X4, translating to MVKTKDLVQLRQLNLALLRQLWVGQDAVRRSVAKAASKSALDSSSSYDSQTPSSQETSLMALRASGLHPAHQGDPCDMSGPGGTSSGVISLPSAKYRHQVSLGSLRPCSAPLLAISDPNDPALSAELDSPGPQEVQAQSSTLDQQRRLSKSRVTLSEESALPDRSGHLWPFLGYDWIAGSLDNSSPITSKPEAFFSKLQDFREANKEECINSDPEVSIPLSVLDPPHQYRIHRRKSFDASDTLALSRHCLLGWDILPPKSEKSSAPKSLDLWSYVSSETQHRKLSAVSTSHLALPTRVPPCTPIWSEPQPCAPWLKP from the exons ATGGTGAAGACCAAGGACTTGGTGCAGCTCCGGCAGCTCAACTTGGCACTCCTGAGGCAGCTGTGGGTCGGGCAGGATGCCGTTCGGCGGTCGGTGGCCAAAGCAGCCTCCAAG TCAGCTCTGGACTCCAGCAGCAGCTATGACTCCCAGACACCATCGTCCCAGGAGACGTCATTAATGGCCCTCAGAGCCTCCGGCCTACACCCTGCCCACCAGGGTGATCCCTGTGATATGTCCGGGCCTGGTGGGACCAGCTCTGGAGtgatctctctcccttctgccaaGTACCGACACCAGGTGTCCCTGGGCTCACTGAGGCCCTGCTCGGCACCCTTGCTGGCCATCTCAGACCCAAATGACCCAGCGCTTTCAGCAGAGCTGGACAGTCCAGGGCCTCAGGAGGTCCAGGCCCAGAGCTCCACCCTGGATCAACAAAGGAGGCTGTCCAAG TCAAGAGTGAccctcagtgaggagtctgcatTGCCTGACAGGAGCGGGCACCTCTGGCCATTCTTGGGCTACGACTGGATTGCAG GCTCTCTGGACAACAGCTCACCTATCACCAGCAAGCCCGAGGCCTTTTTCTCGAAGCTACAGGATTTCCGGGAAGCCAACAAGGAGGAGTGTATCAACAGTGACCCTGA GGTGAGCATCCCGCTGTCCGTCCTGGACCCCCCGCACCAGTACCGCATCCACCGGCGGAAGAGCTTCGACGCCTCTGATACGCTGGCCCTGTCCCGG CACTGCCTGCTGGGCTGGGACATTCTCCCTCCAAAGTCTGAGAAAAGTTCAGCCCCCAAGAGCCTGGACCTCTGGTCCTATGTCTCCTCCGAGACCCAGCACCGGAAGCTGTCAGCTGTCAGTACTTCTCACCTG GCCCTGCCAACAAGGGTCCCACCCTGCACCCCAATCTGGTCAGAACCCCAGCCGTGTGCCCCCTGGCTGAAGCCCTGA
- the MIIP gene encoding migration and invasion-inhibitory protein isoform X3, whose product MVKTKDLVQLRQLNLALLRQLWVGQDAVRRSVAKAASKSALDSSSSYDSQTPSSQETSLMALRASGLHPAHQGDPCDMSGPGGTSSGVISLPSAKYRHQVSLGSLRPCSAPLLAISDPNDPALSAELDSPGPQEVQAQSSTLDQQRRLSKSRVTLSEESALPDRSGHLWPFLGYDWIAGSLDNSSPITSKPEAFFSKLQDFREANKEECINSDPEPQFLGPWESSGVEEDHECVYCYRVNRRLFLVPSDPGAPCRLCRTPRDEKRPETRVQTAQVRVSIPLSVLDPPHQYRIHRRKSFDASDTLALSRHCLLGWDILPPKSEKSSAPKSLDLWSYVSSETQHRKLSAVSTSHLALPTRVPPCTPIWSEPQPCAPWLKP is encoded by the exons ATGGTGAAGACCAAGGACTTGGTGCAGCTCCGGCAGCTCAACTTGGCACTCCTGAGGCAGCTGTGGGTCGGGCAGGATGCCGTTCGGCGGTCGGTGGCCAAAGCAGCCTCCAAG TCAGCTCTGGACTCCAGCAGCAGCTATGACTCCCAGACACCATCGTCCCAGGAGACGTCATTAATGGCCCTCAGAGCCTCCGGCCTACACCCTGCCCACCAGGGTGATCCCTGTGATATGTCCGGGCCTGGTGGGACCAGCTCTGGAGtgatctctctcccttctgccaaGTACCGACACCAGGTGTCCCTGGGCTCACTGAGGCCCTGCTCGGCACCCTTGCTGGCCATCTCAGACCCAAATGACCCAGCGCTTTCAGCAGAGCTGGACAGTCCAGGGCCTCAGGAGGTCCAGGCCCAGAGCTCCACCCTGGATCAACAAAGGAGGCTGTCCAAG TCAAGAGTGAccctcagtgaggagtctgcatTGCCTGACAGGAGCGGGCACCTCTGGCCATTCTTGGGCTACGACTGGATTGCAG GCTCTCTGGACAACAGCTCACCTATCACCAGCAAGCCCGAGGCCTTTTTCTCGAAGCTACAGGATTTCCGGGAAGCCAACAAGGAGGAGTGTATCAACAGTGACCCTGA ACCCCAGTTCCTAGGCCCGTGGGAGAGCAGTGGTGTGGAGGAAGACCATGAGT GCGTGTACTGTTACCGCGTCAACCGGCGCCTGTTTCTGGTGCCTTCCGATCCTGGCGCCCCTTGCCGCCTGTGCCGGACACCTCGGGACGAGAAGCGTCCTGAGACTCGGGTGCAGACAGCGCAGGTCAG GGTGAGCATCCCGCTGTCCGTCCTGGACCCCCCGCACCAGTACCGCATCCACCGGCGGAAGAGCTTCGACGCCTCTGATACGCTGGCCCTGTCCCGG CACTGCCTGCTGGGCTGGGACATTCTCCCTCCAAAGTCTGAGAAAAGTTCAGCCCCCAAGAGCCTGGACCTCTGGTCCTATGTCTCCTCCGAGACCCAGCACCGGAAGCTGTCAGCTGTCAGTACTTCTCACCTG GCCCTGCCAACAAGGGTCCCACCCTGCACCCCAATCTGGTCAGAACCCCAGCCGTGTGCCCCCTGGCTGAAGCCCTGA
- the MIIP gene encoding migration and invasion-inhibitory protein isoform X1 yields the protein MVKTKDLVQLRQLNLALLRQLWVGQDAVRRSVAKAASKSALDSSSSYDSQTPSSQETSLMALRASGLHPAHQGDPCDMSGPGGTSSGVISLPSAKYRHQVSLGSLRPCSAPLLAISDPNDPALSAELDSPGPQEVQAQSSTLDQQRRLSKSRVTLSEESALPDRSGHLWPFLGYDWIAGSLDNSSPITSKPEAFFSKLQDFREANKEECINSDPEPQFLGPWESSGVEEDHEFTRAPESLLWVPIRSRRCTHVCMSRRVRVLGVYCYRVNRRLFLVPSDPGAPCRLCRTPRDEKRPETRVQTAQVRVSIPLSVLDPPHQYRIHRRKSFDASDTLALSRHCLLGWDILPPKSEKSSAPKSLDLWSYVSSETQHRKLSAVSTSHLALPTRVPPCTPIWSEPQPCAPWLKP from the exons ATGGTGAAGACCAAGGACTTGGTGCAGCTCCGGCAGCTCAACTTGGCACTCCTGAGGCAGCTGTGGGTCGGGCAGGATGCCGTTCGGCGGTCGGTGGCCAAAGCAGCCTCCAAG TCAGCTCTGGACTCCAGCAGCAGCTATGACTCCCAGACACCATCGTCCCAGGAGACGTCATTAATGGCCCTCAGAGCCTCCGGCCTACACCCTGCCCACCAGGGTGATCCCTGTGATATGTCCGGGCCTGGTGGGACCAGCTCTGGAGtgatctctctcccttctgccaaGTACCGACACCAGGTGTCCCTGGGCTCACTGAGGCCCTGCTCGGCACCCTTGCTGGCCATCTCAGACCCAAATGACCCAGCGCTTTCAGCAGAGCTGGACAGTCCAGGGCCTCAGGAGGTCCAGGCCCAGAGCTCCACCCTGGATCAACAAAGGAGGCTGTCCAAG TCAAGAGTGAccctcagtgaggagtctgcatTGCCTGACAGGAGCGGGCACCTCTGGCCATTCTTGGGCTACGACTGGATTGCAG GCTCTCTGGACAACAGCTCACCTATCACCAGCAAGCCCGAGGCCTTTTTCTCGAAGCTACAGGATTTCCGGGAAGCCAACAAGGAGGAGTGTATCAACAGTGACCCTGA ACCCCAGTTCCTAGGCCCGTGGGAGAGCAGTGGTGTGGAGGAAGACCATGAGT TCACACGAGCACCCGAGTCTTTGCTTTGGGTTCCCATCCGCAGCAGACgatgcacacacgtgtgtatgtCACGTCGGGTTCGTGTTCTGG GCGTGTACTGTTACCGCGTCAACCGGCGCCTGTTTCTGGTGCCTTCCGATCCTGGCGCCCCTTGCCGCCTGTGCCGGACACCTCGGGACGAGAAGCGTCCTGAGACTCGGGTGCAGACAGCGCAGGTCAG GGTGAGCATCCCGCTGTCCGTCCTGGACCCCCCGCACCAGTACCGCATCCACCGGCGGAAGAGCTTCGACGCCTCTGATACGCTGGCCCTGTCCCGG CACTGCCTGCTGGGCTGGGACATTCTCCCTCCAAAGTCTGAGAAAAGTTCAGCCCCCAAGAGCCTGGACCTCTGGTCCTATGTCTCCTCCGAGACCCAGCACCGGAAGCTGTCAGCTGTCAGTACTTCTCACCTG GCCCTGCCAACAAGGGTCCCACCCTGCACCCCAATCTGGTCAGAACCCCAGCCGTGTGCCCCCTGGCTGAAGCCCTGA
- the MIIP gene encoding migration and invasion-inhibitory protein isoform X2 has product MVKTKDLVQLRQLNLALLRQLWVGQDAVRRSVAKAASKSALDSSSSYDSQTPSSQETSLMALRASGLHPAHQGDPCDMSGPGGTSSGVISLPSAKYRHQVSLGSLRPCSAPLLAISDPNDPALSAELDSPGPQEVQAQSSTLDQQRRLSKSRVTLSEESALPDRSGHLWPFLGYDWIAGSLDNSSPITSKPEAFFSKLQDFREANKEECINSDPEPQFLGPWESSGVEEDHEFTRAPESLLWVPIRSRRCTHVCVYCYRVNRRLFLVPSDPGAPCRLCRTPRDEKRPETRVQTAQVRVSIPLSVLDPPHQYRIHRRKSFDASDTLALSRHCLLGWDILPPKSEKSSAPKSLDLWSYVSSETQHRKLSAVSTSHLALPTRVPPCTPIWSEPQPCAPWLKP; this is encoded by the exons ATGGTGAAGACCAAGGACTTGGTGCAGCTCCGGCAGCTCAACTTGGCACTCCTGAGGCAGCTGTGGGTCGGGCAGGATGCCGTTCGGCGGTCGGTGGCCAAAGCAGCCTCCAAG TCAGCTCTGGACTCCAGCAGCAGCTATGACTCCCAGACACCATCGTCCCAGGAGACGTCATTAATGGCCCTCAGAGCCTCCGGCCTACACCCTGCCCACCAGGGTGATCCCTGTGATATGTCCGGGCCTGGTGGGACCAGCTCTGGAGtgatctctctcccttctgccaaGTACCGACACCAGGTGTCCCTGGGCTCACTGAGGCCCTGCTCGGCACCCTTGCTGGCCATCTCAGACCCAAATGACCCAGCGCTTTCAGCAGAGCTGGACAGTCCAGGGCCTCAGGAGGTCCAGGCCCAGAGCTCCACCCTGGATCAACAAAGGAGGCTGTCCAAG TCAAGAGTGAccctcagtgaggagtctgcatTGCCTGACAGGAGCGGGCACCTCTGGCCATTCTTGGGCTACGACTGGATTGCAG GCTCTCTGGACAACAGCTCACCTATCACCAGCAAGCCCGAGGCCTTTTTCTCGAAGCTACAGGATTTCCGGGAAGCCAACAAGGAGGAGTGTATCAACAGTGACCCTGA ACCCCAGTTCCTAGGCCCGTGGGAGAGCAGTGGTGTGGAGGAAGACCATGAGT TCACACGAGCACCCGAGTCTTTGCTTTGGGTTCCCATCCGCAGCAGACgatgcacacacgtgt GCGTGTACTGTTACCGCGTCAACCGGCGCCTGTTTCTGGTGCCTTCCGATCCTGGCGCCCCTTGCCGCCTGTGCCGGACACCTCGGGACGAGAAGCGTCCTGAGACTCGGGTGCAGACAGCGCAGGTCAG GGTGAGCATCCCGCTGTCCGTCCTGGACCCCCCGCACCAGTACCGCATCCACCGGCGGAAGAGCTTCGACGCCTCTGATACGCTGGCCCTGTCCCGG CACTGCCTGCTGGGCTGGGACATTCTCCCTCCAAAGTCTGAGAAAAGTTCAGCCCCCAAGAGCCTGGACCTCTGGTCCTATGTCTCCTCCGAGACCCAGCACCGGAAGCTGTCAGCTGTCAGTACTTCTCACCTG GCCCTGCCAACAAGGGTCCCACCCTGCACCCCAATCTGGTCAGAACCCCAGCCGTGTGCCCCCTGGCTGAAGCCCTGA
- the MIIP gene encoding migration and invasion-inhibitory protein isoform X5: MALRASGLHPAHQGDPCDMSGPGGTSSGVISLPSAKYRHQVSLGSLRPCSAPLLAISDPNDPALSAELDSPGPQEVQAQSSTLDQQRRLSKSRVTLSEESALPDRSGHLWPFLGYDWIAGSLDNSSPITSKPEAFFSKLQDFREANKEECINSDPEPQFLGPWESSGVEEDHEFTRAPESLLWVPIRSRRCTHVCMSRRVRVLGVYCYRVNRRLFLVPSDPGAPCRLCRTPRDEKRPETRVQTAQVRVSIPLSVLDPPHQYRIHRRKSFDASDTLALSRHCLLGWDILPPKSEKSSAPKSLDLWSYVSSETQHRKLSAVSTSHLALPTRVPPCTPIWSEPQPCAPWLKP; the protein is encoded by the exons ATGGCCCTCAGAGCCTCCGGCCTACACCCTGCCCACCAGGGTGATCCCTGTGATATGTCCGGGCCTGGTGGGACCAGCTCTGGAGtgatctctctcccttctgccaaGTACCGACACCAGGTGTCCCTGGGCTCACTGAGGCCCTGCTCGGCACCCTTGCTGGCCATCTCAGACCCAAATGACCCAGCGCTTTCAGCAGAGCTGGACAGTCCAGGGCCTCAGGAGGTCCAGGCCCAGAGCTCCACCCTGGATCAACAAAGGAGGCTGTCCAAG TCAAGAGTGAccctcagtgaggagtctgcatTGCCTGACAGGAGCGGGCACCTCTGGCCATTCTTGGGCTACGACTGGATTGCAG GCTCTCTGGACAACAGCTCACCTATCACCAGCAAGCCCGAGGCCTTTTTCTCGAAGCTACAGGATTTCCGGGAAGCCAACAAGGAGGAGTGTATCAACAGTGACCCTGA ACCCCAGTTCCTAGGCCCGTGGGAGAGCAGTGGTGTGGAGGAAGACCATGAGT TCACACGAGCACCCGAGTCTTTGCTTTGGGTTCCCATCCGCAGCAGACgatgcacacacgtgtgtatgtCACGTCGGGTTCGTGTTCTGG GCGTGTACTGTTACCGCGTCAACCGGCGCCTGTTTCTGGTGCCTTCCGATCCTGGCGCCCCTTGCCGCCTGTGCCGGACACCTCGGGACGAGAAGCGTCCTGAGACTCGGGTGCAGACAGCGCAGGTCAG GGTGAGCATCCCGCTGTCCGTCCTGGACCCCCCGCACCAGTACCGCATCCACCGGCGGAAGAGCTTCGACGCCTCTGATACGCTGGCCCTGTCCCGG CACTGCCTGCTGGGCTGGGACATTCTCCCTCCAAAGTCTGAGAAAAGTTCAGCCCCCAAGAGCCTGGACCTCTGGTCCTATGTCTCCTCCGAGACCCAGCACCGGAAGCTGTCAGCTGTCAGTACTTCTCACCTG GCCCTGCCAACAAGGGTCCCACCCTGCACCCCAATCTGGTCAGAACCCCAGCCGTGTGCCCCCTGGCTGAAGCCCTGA